A section of the Paenibacillus yonginensis genome encodes:
- a CDS encoding NAD-dependent epimerase yields MHILVTGCAGFIGFHVSKRLLEDGHVVAGFDNLNDYYEVSLKRDRLKQLDHPNFLFVQGSLEDQGALKRLFEQFRPQTVVHFAAQAGVRHSLDHPHTYIQSNVVGFLNVLENCRHLGIRHLIYASTSSVYGLNKTMPFSTEQPVDHPISLYAATKKSNELMAHAYSHLFGLPTTGLRFFTVYGPWGRPDMALFRFTQAILEGKPIQLFNYGRMKRDFTYIDDIVESIVRLIPLPPKPDSNWSGELPIPGASSAPYKIYNIGNHNPVPLMDFIMALEEKLGLTASIELLPLQPGDVTETYADVTDLFKVTGFKPRTSIREGIGRFVDWYTDYYGKDGGPKK; encoded by the coding sequence GTGCATATTCTTGTAACCGGCTGTGCCGGATTTATCGGGTTTCATGTTTCCAAGCGACTGCTAGAGGACGGCCACGTCGTCGCCGGGTTTGATAATTTGAATGATTATTATGAGGTTTCACTTAAGAGAGATAGATTGAAGCAGCTGGATCACCCCAATTTCCTATTCGTACAAGGAAGCCTGGAGGATCAGGGGGCCCTGAAGCGGTTATTCGAACAGTTTCGTCCCCAAACCGTTGTTCATTTTGCAGCTCAGGCAGGAGTGCGGCACAGCCTGGATCACCCTCATACTTACATTCAGTCCAATGTCGTAGGGTTCCTGAACGTGCTGGAGAACTGCCGTCATCTGGGCATTCGCCATCTCATCTACGCCTCTACAAGTTCCGTGTACGGTCTCAATAAGACTATGCCGTTCTCGACGGAACAGCCGGTTGATCATCCCATCAGCCTGTATGCCGCGACCAAAAAATCCAACGAACTTATGGCGCATGCTTACAGCCATCTGTTTGGACTGCCCACAACGGGGCTGCGTTTCTTTACGGTTTATGGCCCTTGGGGAAGACCGGATATGGCTTTATTTCGCTTCACCCAAGCTATATTGGAGGGCAAACCGATTCAATTGTTCAATTACGGCAGAATGAAAAGGGATTTTACTTATATAGACGACATTGTGGAAAGCATTGTCCGGCTCATTCCGCTTCCGCCTAAACCGGACTCCAATTGGAGCGGCGAGCTTCCGATTCCCGGAGCCAGCTCAGCTCCCTACAAAATTTACAATATCGGCAACCATAACCCGGTTCCTCTGATGGATTTCATCATGGCTTTAGAAGAGAAACTCGGCTTAACCGCTTCAATAGAACTGCTGCCGCTCCAACCCGGCGATGTAACCGAGACCTATGCAGACGTGACGGACTTGTTTAAAGTGACGGGTTTTAAACCGCGGACCTCCATTCGGGAAGGGATTGGCCGGTTCGTGGATTGGTATACCGATTATTACGGCAAAGACGGGGGGCCGAAGAAATGA
- a CDS encoding SDR family oxidoreductase: MTDPYTLQDPTTQYPKAGPEFEQQQKAPGLQKEMTPVPDCGEESYRGTGRLAGRKAIVTGADSGIGRAVAIAFAREGADVLLSYLPEEEADAKQVVALIEEAGRKTVALPGDLKDKTYCEKLVSTAVQEFGGLDILANVAGKQQFVKDIADLTDEQFDETFKTNVYSLFWICKAALKQMKPGSSIINTTSIQAYKPSPILLDYATTKAAINTFTKSLAQQVASKGIRVNAVAPGPVWTPLQITGGQPQEVLKEFGSQTPLGRPGQPAEMAPAYVFLASPESSYVSGETLNANGGTPTP; encoded by the coding sequence ATGACTGATCCATATACCCTGCAGGACCCGACAACACAATATCCCAAGGCTGGACCGGAGTTTGAGCAGCAGCAAAAGGCGCCTGGACTGCAAAAGGAAATGACGCCTGTTCCGGATTGCGGCGAGGAAAGCTACCGCGGCACAGGCCGGCTGGCCGGACGCAAAGCGATTGTAACCGGGGCGGACAGCGGGATCGGGCGCGCAGTGGCCATTGCTTTTGCCCGTGAAGGCGCCGACGTTCTCCTCTCCTATTTGCCGGAAGAAGAAGCGGATGCCAAGCAGGTGGTAGCGCTCATAGAGGAAGCCGGACGCAAAACGGTCGCTTTGCCGGGAGATCTGAAGGACAAAACTTATTGTGAGAAGCTTGTCTCTACAGCCGTTCAGGAGTTCGGAGGTCTGGACATTCTGGCGAATGTGGCAGGCAAGCAGCAGTTCGTAAAGGACATCGCCGACTTGACCGACGAGCAGTTCGACGAGACGTTCAAAACCAATGTCTATTCCCTGTTCTGGATCTGCAAAGCAGCCCTGAAACAGATGAAACCGGGAAGCAGCATCATCAATACAACGTCCATTCAAGCCTATAAGCCGTCGCCGATTCTGCTGGACTACGCGACCACCAAAGCGGCGATCAATACGTTCACCAAGTCCCTGGCTCAGCAGGTTGCCAGCAAAGGCATCCGCGTTAATGCCGTCGCCCCGGGACCGGTTTGGACTCCGCTGCAAATTACTGGCGGCCAGCCGCAAGAGGTGCTGAAGGAATTTGGCAGCCAAACACCGCTTGGCCGTCCAGGCCAACCTGCCGAGATGGCGCCTGCTTACGTGTTCCTCGCTAGTCCGGAATCGAGTTACGTAAGTGGCGAGACGCTGAATGCCAATGGCGGAACACCAACGCCGTAA
- a CDS encoding glycosyltransferase family 4 protein has product MRILYVAPSSREGGLQTTLRNRIRALRAQGVQSEVVFLEKSEGEYIFKDIVHYYLRSPGEFQKKIITGNYDVISFIYTLHFLPCVPRTYKGKVLYEVRGWNREIAATLQSISRHRRVHAVMCIAKYLKPLVMAHVPPYVQVLVDGNAVDPMFHMIAPGERKWKDCPSPAGGRKVVAFAARMERSKNWFEFARICGQLNKIDKIEPWFICNPTNREELAKVQQECMRNGLKDISRFMYNIPNHYMPEVFSEVRRSGGIILSPSLREGLGNHILEPMAVGVPIVSSDVPGKNEIITHRVNGLLYKPGNIALAVQYAAGAMGDEKQRAALIANGLTTIREEYSPSVYAKRYLGLLARI; this is encoded by the coding sequence ATGAGGATTTTGTACGTTGCCCCCAGCTCCCGCGAAGGTGGATTGCAGACCACTCTGCGGAACCGGATCCGTGCTCTTAGGGCTCAAGGAGTCCAGTCCGAAGTTGTTTTTCTGGAGAAAAGTGAAGGGGAGTATATTTTTAAAGATATCGTTCATTATTATTTGCGGAGCCCAGGTGAGTTTCAGAAAAAGATAATAACCGGAAATTACGATGTGATCTCCTTTATTTATACGCTTCATTTTCTTCCATGCGTTCCGAGAACTTATAAAGGTAAGGTTCTCTACGAAGTTAGAGGATGGAACCGGGAAATTGCCGCTACCTTGCAATCCATCAGCCGCCATAGAAGGGTTCATGCTGTCATGTGTATTGCCAAATATTTAAAGCCGCTGGTCATGGCTCATGTACCGCCTTATGTTCAGGTTCTTGTAGATGGAAACGCCGTTGATCCTATGTTTCATATGATTGCTCCCGGGGAACGGAAATGGAAGGACTGCCCCAGCCCGGCAGGAGGGCGTAAAGTTGTTGCGTTTGCAGCCAGAATGGAAAGAAGCAAGAACTGGTTTGAATTTGCGCGGATTTGCGGCCAGCTAAACAAGATAGACAAAATAGAGCCTTGGTTCATCTGCAATCCTACCAATAGAGAGGAACTGGCGAAGGTTCAGCAGGAGTGTATGAGGAATGGTTTGAAGGATATCAGCCGTTTTATGTACAACATCCCGAATCATTATATGCCGGAGGTTTTCTCGGAAGTCAGACGCTCCGGCGGCATTATCCTCTCGCCTTCTCTCCGCGAAGGGCTCGGCAATCATATTCTTGAGCCCATGGCTGTCGGCGTGCCCATCGTTAGCTCAGACGTCCCCGGGAAAAATGAAATCATTACGCATAGGGTAAACGGCTTGTTGTATAAACCCGGCAACATTGCGCTGGCTGTACAATATGCAGCTGGGGCCATGGGGGATGAGAAGCAGCGGGCTGCTTTGATCGCCAATGGATTAACTACGATCAGGGAGGAGTACAGCCCTTCCGTATACGCGAAACGATATTTGGGGTTATTGGCCCGAATCTAG
- a CDS encoding glycosyltransferase family 4 protein, whose translation MKILLVADYPGWAFDHIAKDLSALRLNGIQFEIDYYSNVTAAHTAKYDLIYPMAVSIAQRLHQAGIPLEKMATGISSLVPYESYLASGRFPGELLRFIRSMRGVNTYSEEIIRLFKPYLPVRRTRVGIDTALFKPAASRKNNSFRVGWVGRIDLPSRRELKGYDLVRSALQGLKVELDIRTYKEQYVPREQMIGYYQRLDCLICSSRTESIPFPVLEAASCGVPIISTQVGIVPELIRNKVNGIIIPRTANAIRKEVMKLMSYPSECEKLGRNVRNTVVHQWSWDVCKREWEAFFKSLL comes from the coding sequence ATGAAAATCCTGTTGGTCGCCGATTATCCCGGTTGGGCATTTGATCATATTGCCAAAGACTTATCCGCTCTCCGCTTAAATGGAATTCAATTTGAAATCGACTATTATTCGAATGTGACGGCTGCCCATACAGCTAAATATGACCTCATCTACCCGATGGCGGTTTCGATTGCCCAGAGACTGCATCAAGCCGGAATCCCCTTGGAGAAAATGGCAACCGGCATAAGCTCACTGGTCCCCTATGAGTCCTATCTTGCCAGCGGCAGATTCCCGGGGGAGCTTTTGCGTTTTATCCGCAGCATGCGTGGTGTGAACACTTATTCAGAAGAAATCATCCGTTTGTTCAAGCCCTACCTGCCTGTTCGCAGGACAAGGGTAGGCATTGATACAGCTCTTTTCAAACCGGCCGCCAGCAGGAAGAACAACTCTTTTAGAGTAGGCTGGGTAGGAAGAATTGATCTCCCTTCCCGCCGCGAGTTGAAGGGATATGATCTGGTTCGGTCCGCATTACAAGGCTTGAAGGTCGAACTTGATATCCGAACCTATAAGGAACAATATGTTCCGCGTGAACAAATGATCGGATATTACCAACGGCTCGACTGCCTGATTTGTTCCAGCCGGACGGAAAGCATTCCCTTTCCCGTATTGGAGGCTGCCTCCTGCGGAGTGCCTATTATTTCGACCCAAGTCGGAATTGTGCCCGAGCTGATCCGCAACAAAGTGAACGGAATCATCATCCCCCGGACGGCAAATGCGATCAGGAAAGAGGTCATGAAATTAATGAGCTATCCTAGCGAATGCGAGAAGCTGGGGCGGAATGTGAGAAACACGGTTGTTCATCAGTGGTCTTGGGATGTCTGCAAGAGAGAGTGGGAGGCCTTTTTTAAATCGTTGTTATAG